A window of the Bacteroidota bacterium genome harbors these coding sequences:
- a CDS encoding cytochrome B, whose product MEILQHVHSVLRWALLLLLIMAIVKSFSGWKGKKAFTDGDRKVALFTVIFAHTQLVIGLVLYIMGKWYQHIDTTDEMVKSVHRFFAMEHSTMMILAIAFITIGSVSSKKASAAENKHKRIFAWFLTALMLILAAIPWPFMMKFANLSWY is encoded by the coding sequence ATGGAAATTCTTCAACATGTACATTCTGTTCTCCGATGGGCGCTTCTTCTTCTGCTCATCATGGCAATTGTAAAATCCTTTTCAGGATGGAAAGGAAAAAAAGCATTCACCGATGGCGACAGAAAAGTCGCACTGTTCACGGTTATATTCGCACACACGCAACTCGTGATCGGGCTCGTGTTGTACATCATGGGAAAATGGTACCAGCATATTGATACGACAGATGAAATGGTGAAATCGGTTCATCGTTTTTTTGCAATGGAACATAGTACGATGATGATTCTTGCCATTGCATTCATCACTATCGGGAGTGTGAGTTCGAAAAAAGCAAGTGCTGCAGAAAATAAACACAAGCGGATCTTCGCATGGTTTCTCACTGCGCTCATGCTTATTCTTGCTGCTATTCCCTGGCCATTCATGATGAAATTCGCAAATCTCAGTTGGTATTAA
- a CDS encoding c-type cytochrome: MKKIFSVLIILVFAIFIFSCGNDNGSNVPVDSASGKNKMAMGGKDIFSANCVSCHGEDGKAGVMGAKDLSLSTIDHATAVSIVKSGKGMMKSFSGQLSDTDIDAVVKYAESLRK, translated from the coding sequence ATGAAAAAAATATTTTCTGTTCTGATCATTCTCGTTTTTGCAATTTTCATTTTCTCGTGTGGTAATGACAATGGAAGCAATGTTCCGGTCGATTCTGCTTCCGGAAAAAATAAAATGGCAATGGGTGGGAAAGATATTTTTTCTGCTAATTGTGTTTCCTGTCATGGTGAAGACGGAAAAGCCGGAGTGATGGGGGCGAAAGATCTTTCTCTAAGTACGATCGATCATGCAACAGCGGTTTCCATTGTGAAAAGCGGTAAGGGTATGATGAAATCGTTCAGCGGGCAATTGAGTGATACGGATATTGATGCGGTGGTGAAATATGCGGAGTCGTTGCGAAAATAG
- the hflX gene encoding GTPase HflX, which translates to MNEQSNNPANEQKTILVGVIDKRQDSSQLEEYLNELSFLAITAGLLPIKNFSQKLDHPDPKFYIGSGKAKEIKTFIEAKNIDVVIFDDELSPSQQRNLEKEFQRKVIDRNLLILDIFAARARTAHAKTQVELARYEYLLPRLTGMWTHLERQRGGTGTRGGSGEKEIETDRRIVRDKIAALKIQLREIDKQMATQRKGRGELVRVALVGYTNVGKSTIMNVISKSKVFAENKLFATLDTTVRKVVVGNLPFLLSDTVGFIRKLPHQLVESFKSTLDETREADILLHVVDISHPDFEGQLNVVKETLLEIGAGNKKTILVFNKIDAYREPPEKEHELNPLGKQILSLREMEKSWMSKLHDQCIFISAVNKENIDEFRELLFEEVKSIHTKRYPYDKLEFWKG; encoded by the coding sequence GTGAACGAGCAATCAAATAATCCTGCGAACGAGCAGAAAACCATTCTTGTCGGAGTTATAGATAAACGCCAGGATAGTTCGCAACTGGAAGAATATCTAAATGAACTTTCTTTTCTTGCGATCACGGCAGGACTTCTTCCCATAAAAAATTTTTCGCAGAAACTCGATCATCCTGATCCGAAATTCTACATCGGTTCGGGGAAAGCGAAAGAGATCAAAACTTTTATTGAAGCAAAGAATATCGATGTTGTTATTTTCGATGATGAACTTTCTCCTTCGCAACAACGCAATCTTGAAAAAGAATTTCAGCGAAAAGTCATTGACAGAAATTTATTGATCCTCGATATTTTTGCTGCACGCGCACGCACTGCTCATGCGAAGACGCAGGTGGAGCTCGCACGTTACGAGTACCTGCTCCCGCGCCTCACGGGTATGTGGACGCACCTCGAGCGCCAGCGCGGGGGCACAGGCACACGTGGTGGATCGGGCGAAAAAGAAATTGAAACAGACAGGCGTATCGTGCGCGATAAAATAGCTGCACTGAAAATTCAACTCAGGGAGATCGACAAACAAATGGCCACGCAGCGCAAGGGCAGGGGCGAGCTCGTGCGTGTGGCGCTGGTGGGCTACACGAACGTGGGAAAATCGACGATCATGAATGTAATTTCGAAATCGAAAGTTTTTGCGGAGAATAAATTATTTGCAACACTCGATACTACGGTGAGAAAAGTGGTGGTTGGAAATCTTCCTTTTCTTCTTTCTGATACGGTCGGATTCATCCGCAAACTTCCGCATCAACTGGTTGAATCTTTTAAATCGACGCTTGATGAAACCCGCGAGGCCGATATTCTTCTTCACGTGGTGGATATTTCTCATCCTGATTTCGAGGGCCAGCTGAACGTGGTGAAAGAAACGCTGCTGGAGATAGGCGCCGGGAATAAAAAAACAATTTTAGTTTTCAATAAGATCGATGCTTATCGCGAGCCGCCGGAGAAAGAACATGAACTGAATCCATTGGGAAAACAGATCCTTTCATTGAGGGAAATGGAAAAAAGCTGGATGAGTAAACTGCACGATCAGTGTATTTTTATTTCAGCGGTGAACAAAGAGAACATTGATGAGTTCCGCGAATTATTATTCGAAGAAGTGAAGAGCATTCACACGAAACGGTACCCGTATGATAAGCTGGAATTCTGGAAAGGGTAA
- a CDS encoding T9SS type A sorting domain-containing protein, whose amino-acid sequence MKKYTTLFLFLFFSANVFSQSYVWSTLGSGVSGTVFASAYYNGKLIVAGSFTSAGTVTVNNIAAWDGSSWTALGTGTTNTIRALCVYHGQLYASGSFLNAGGVAAKRIARWNGTQWDSVGHGINGASVYALEVYHDQLYAAGKFGLAGYTIVNNIGVWNDTAWSAVGNGISSVWGTSTVYCLRTFSNEIYAGGLFDLAGNDSISYSIAKWNGNSWSHVGEGFDYTVYCLEPLGGILYAGGDFYWTTGYHLVNNFAQWDGTQWMAAGGGADNIVRSLTHYGTDIYLGGDFVTAGSTSAIRISRWDGTTFYPLGGGVDNTVNAISADEGIVFAAGALANAGGSPASHIAKWSIAGVGISEISAPGEITIFPNPSDGIFNIQLKNTSGENIIEVYNVNGEKINSFALKKETAQINLSGEAEGIYFYRILADGNLISEGKFIVE is encoded by the coding sequence ATGAAAAAATATACTACTCTCTTTCTTTTTCTGTTTTTTTCCGCGAATGTTTTTTCTCAATCTTATGTTTGGTCCACGCTCGGTTCAGGCGTAAGCGGAACTGTTTTTGCATCCGCTTATTATAACGGAAAATTGATCGTAGCCGGATCTTTCACTTCTGCAGGAACTGTTACAGTAAATAATATTGCGGCATGGGATGGAAGTTCATGGACTGCTTTGGGAACCGGTACTACAAATACAATACGTGCGCTTTGTGTTTATCACGGGCAATTATATGCCTCCGGAAGTTTTCTCAACGCTGGTGGTGTGGCGGCAAAAAGAATTGCGCGATGGAACGGAACACAATGGGACAGCGTGGGCCACGGAATAAACGGAGCATCGGTTTATGCGCTCGAAGTTTATCATGATCAATTGTATGCGGCAGGAAAATTCGGACTCGCAGGATATACCATTGTAAATAATATCGGTGTGTGGAATGATACGGCCTGGTCGGCTGTCGGCAATGGAATTTCATCGGTGTGGGGAACTTCAACTGTTTATTGCCTGCGCACATTCAGCAATGAAATTTATGCAGGCGGACTTTTCGATCTTGCCGGTAATGATTCTATTTCTTACAGCATCGCAAAGTGGAATGGAAATTCCTGGTCGCACGTAGGAGAAGGTTTTGATTACACGGTTTATTGTCTCGAACCGCTTGGCGGAATTCTGTATGCGGGCGGAGATTTTTACTGGACAACAGGTTATCATCTCGTGAATAATTTTGCACAATGGGATGGCACACAATGGATGGCTGCAGGCGGCGGAGCTGATAATATCGTTCGTTCACTTACTCATTACGGAACTGACATTTATTTAGGCGGCGATTTTGTTACGGCGGGAAGTACGTCTGCTATTCGCATTTCCCGGTGGGACGGAACTACTTTTTATCCGCTTGGCGGCGGGGTCGATAATACAGTTAACGCTATTTCTGCCGATGAAGGAATTGTATTTGCAGCAGGAGCGCTTGCCAATGCCGGAGGAAGCCCGGCATCCCATATTGCTAAATGGTCCATCGCCGGCGTCGGCATTTCTGAAATTTCTGCGCCCGGGGAAATAACTATATTTCCAAATCCATCAGACGGAATTTTTAATATTCAACTTAAAAATACTTCAGGCGAAAACATTATTGAAGTGTACAATGTGAATGGAGAAAAAATAAATTCATTTGCACTGAAAAAGGAAACTGCTCAGATCAATCTCTCCGGCGAAGCAGAAGGAATTTATTTTTACAGGATTCTTGCGGATGGAAACCTGATCTCAGAAGGGAAATTCATTGTTGAATAA
- a CDS encoding gliding motility-associated C-terminal domain-containing protein, with product MKKILLSIFALSFSGILFAQVPANDNCSSATNLGSLPTPAVCPSGIGASITVSGTTVNGTASNPYPYIIGCAVGNPVQQAPAIDVWYSFVATGTILNVTIASTFAQPNMAVWTGPCGSQTAIQCGSGNNAGNLSQTIQPLTPGQTYYIQISGNTTSATGTFNLTLSNDMDCNNCLTTSSFTASPNPVNGTYQAGQTVTFCFTVNGYVQVSSNWLHGIQWTFGPGWNMATLVPTSPPQCPYDPTPGPGNAGDGAWGWYASVTSSATGNTYGPGFFFDNFNVAGNNPGQNFGDPTNGSCTWTFCVQITTNAACVQGQSLNIVINTLADGESGSWTSPACAGDPNFTFLANSSCCSVPTIASTNLACNGGSNGSATATPTGANSPWTYTWNNSVGTFATVTSSSPNTQSGLTAGTYTVSILDNNGCTTSQTFTITQPTAVAATQSQVNVTCNGSCNGSATVVASGGTPGYTYSWAPSGGTGATASARCAGTYTCTITDANGCSITKSFTITQPTVVAATQSQVNATCNGTCNGSATVVASGGTPGYTYSWAPSGGTAATASSLCAGNYTCTITDANGCSLTKSFAITQPTAVAATQSQVNLTCNTVCNGSATVVPSGGTPGYTYSWAPSGGTAATASSLCAGNYTCTITDANGCSLTKSFAITQPTVVAATQSQVNTTCNGTCNGSATVVASGGTPGYTYSWAPSGGTAATASSLCAGNYTCTITDANGCSLTKSFAITQPTVVAATQSQVNATCNGTCNGSATVVASGGTPGYTYSWAPSGGTAATASSLCAGNYTCTITDANGCSLTKSFAITQPTVVAATQSQVNTTCNGTCNGSATVVASGGTPGYTYSWAPSGGTAATASSLCAGNYTCTITDANGCTLTKSFAITQPTAIASTTAQVNVTCNASCNGSATVSPSGGTPGYTFSWAPSGGTAATASSLCAGNYTCTITDANGCTLTKSFAITQPTAVSGTATSTPTACGGSNGTATASPSGGTPGYTYSWAPSGGTSATASGLTAGSYTCTITDANGCTGTAITTVNNNSGPTVTIASSGNNSCFGGSNGTATANVSGGTGPYTYSWAPSGGTAITASGLAAGSYTCTVTDANGCISSVSVTITEPTQVTGTTSSTPANCGGNNGSATVVAGGGSPGYTYSWAPSGGTAATASNLIGGNYTVTITDANGCAITSTVSVATSAGPTSSIASSSNILCFGGNTGSATASASGGTPGYTYSWAPIGGSAATGTNMTAGSYTCTITDANGCTTTSSVTLTEPPQLTASATSTPANCSASDGTATVTPGGGTAGYTYSWAPSGGTGATENNIPAGTYTCTVTDANGCTTTATTTVTNLSGPTASITSSSDVSCNGGNNGSALSNASGGSGTYTYAWTPVGGTNANATGLTAGTYTCTITDSNGCLATTTVTITEPTAIVTTINVTPIGCNATTSATANVSGGTAGYTYSWSSGGTAATENNLAPGNYTVTVTDANGCVSTQTCTVGPSTTITATSTFANSSCFGSNNGTATVTPSGGTTPYTYSWSPSGGTSATASGLTPGTYTCTITDANGCTTTQTATVTEPTQITSSATSTNIQCNGASTGTASVTASGGTGGLTYSWTPSGGTASSASSLTAGTYTCTITDANGCTITQTVTLTQPPALTVTANSDSICPGMPGTITANGGGGTGPYSYSWSNGPTTASQNVNPAATTVYTVTITDANGCTSTATSTVSIKPAAVANITSNASSGVYVVDASNPLCFDGTGTNLSSWNWDLNGSPSTQPNPCVALTAADTGTFCANLIVDNIYGCSDTAQTCIEVTEVTYVIPNVFTPNADNINDVFMISNSGMKTLHCEIFDRWGVKMYSWDGPGGGWDGRTTSGMQATDGVYYWVLHMEDYAGKTYDYHGFVQLIRGK from the coding sequence ATGAAAAAAATACTACTCTCGATATTCGCTCTATCATTCTCCGGAATATTATTTGCACAGGTTCCGGCAAATGATAATTGTTCCAGCGCTACCAATCTTGGTTCTCTTCCAACTCCTGCGGTTTGTCCGAGTGGAATTGGAGCATCGATAACTGTGAGTGGAACTACAGTGAATGGAACGGCATCAAATCCGTATCCGTACATCATCGGTTGCGCAGTGGGAAATCCTGTTCAGCAGGCGCCTGCTATTGACGTTTGGTATTCATTCGTTGCAACTGGAACTATTCTCAACGTTACTATTGCTTCCACATTTGCACAACCGAATATGGCGGTGTGGACTGGCCCGTGTGGATCTCAAACTGCAATTCAGTGCGGAAGCGGAAACAACGCAGGAAATCTTTCACAGACCATTCAACCGCTCACTCCCGGACAAACGTATTACATTCAGATCAGCGGAAATACTACCTCCGCAACAGGAACTTTCAATCTTACGCTGAGTAATGATATGGATTGTAATAATTGTCTTACCACATCTTCATTCACAGCTTCACCTAATCCTGTGAATGGAACTTATCAGGCCGGACAAACAGTTACATTTTGTTTTACTGTGAACGGATATGTGCAGGTTTCTTCCAATTGGCTGCATGGAATTCAATGGACATTCGGGCCGGGATGGAATATGGCAACACTTGTACCCACATCTCCTCCTCAATGTCCGTATGATCCGACTCCGGGTCCCGGTAATGCCGGCGATGGTGCGTGGGGATGGTATGCTTCGGTCACCAGTTCTGCAACAGGAAATACTTATGGCCCGGGATTTTTCTTCGACAACTTTAATGTCGCGGGAAATAATCCCGGACAGAATTTCGGAGATCCCACCAATGGATCATGCACGTGGACTTTTTGTGTGCAGATCACAACGAACGCCGCGTGCGTTCAGGGGCAGAGTCTCAATATTGTTATCAATACACTTGCAGATGGAGAATCCGGATCATGGACAAGCCCTGCTTGTGCGGGAGATCCCAATTTTACATTCCTTGCAAATTCTTCTTGTTGCTCAGTGCCTACAATTGCATCGACCAATCTTGCCTGTAACGGAGGAAGTAATGGTTCTGCTACTGCTACTCCAACAGGAGCAAATTCACCCTGGACTTACACCTGGAATAATTCAGTCGGAACTTTTGCAACGGTAACTTCTTCGAGTCCGAATACACAAAGCGGATTAACTGCAGGAACCTATACTGTTTCTATTCTCGATAATAATGGTTGTACTACATCACAAACCTTCACCATTACACAACCAACTGCGGTTGCTGCTACGCAATCACAAGTGAATGTAACCTGTAACGGAAGTTGTAATGGAAGTGCAACCGTTGTCGCCTCGGGCGGAACGCCCGGATATACTTATTCGTGGGCCCCAAGCGGGGGCACGGGTGCGACCGCCAGCGCGCGCTGTGCGGGTACATACACGTGTACAATTACCGATGCAAATGGTTGTTCCATTACAAAATCATTTACCATAACACAACCTACTGTTGTCGCCGCCACGCAATCGCAAGTGAATGCAACGTGTAACGGAACGTGTAATGGAAGCGCAACTGTTGTTGCTTCGGGCGGAACACCGGGATATACTTATTCGTGGGCGCCGAGTGGAGGAACAGCAGCAACAGCAAGTTCACTGTGTGCAGGAAATTATACTTGTACAATCACCGATGCAAACGGATGTTCACTCACAAAATCTTTTGCAATAACACAACCGACCGCGGTGGCTGCAACTCAATCACAGGTGAACCTGACATGCAACACAGTTTGCAATGGAAGTGCAACCGTTGTTCCCTCTGGCGGAACGCCTGGATATACTTACTCATGGGCGCCGAGTGGAGGAACAGCAGCAACAGCAAGTTCATTATGCGCGGGAAATTATACATGCACGATCACAGATGCAAACGGATGTTCATTGACAAAATCATTTGCGATCACGCAGCCAACAGTTGTTGCTGCTACACAATCGCAGGTGAATACAACTTGTAATGGAACCTGTAATGGAAGTGCAACGGTTGTTGCTTCAGGTGGAACGCCGGGATATACTTATTCATGGGCGCCGAGTGGAGGAACAGCAGCAACAGCAAGTTCACTCTGCGCAGGAAATTATACATGCACGATCACGGATGCGAACGGATGTTCACTCACAAAATCATTTGCGATCACCCAACCAACAGTTGTTGCTGCCACACAATCACAAGTAAATGCAACATGTAACGGAACTTGCAATGGAAGTGCAACTGTTGTTGCTTCCGGCGGCACACCGGGATATACTTACTCATGGGCGCCGAGTGGAGGAACAGCAGCAACAGCAAGTTCACTCTGCGCAGGAAATTATACATGCACGATCACGGATGCAAACGGATGTTCACTCACAAAATCTTTTGCAATAACACAACCAACAGTGGTCGCCGCAACACAATCGCAGGTGAATACAACTTGTAACGGAACTTGTAACGGAAGCGCAACTGTTGTTGCTTCCGGTGGCACACCGGGATATACTTACTCATGGGCGCCGAGTGGAGGAACAGCAGCAACAGCAAGTTCACTCTGCGCAGGAAATTACACATGCACGATTACGGATGCGAATGGATGTACATTGACAAAATCATTCGCGATCACGCAGCCAACTGCTATAGCTTCTACTACCGCACAAGTGAACGTAACGTGCAATGCTTCCTGCAATGGAAGTGCAACAGTTTCTCCTTCGGGTGGCACACCGGGATATACTTTCTCATGGGCACCGAGTGGAGGAACAGCAGCAACAGCAAGTTCTCTCTGCGCAGGAAATTACACATGCACGATTACGGATGCGAATGGATGTACATTGACAAAATCATTTGCGATCACGCAACCGACTGCAGTTAGCGGAACAGCAACTTCAACACCAACTGCATGCGGAGGAAGTAACGGAACAGCAACAGCTTCTCCATCGGGTGGAACACCGGGTTATACTTATTCATGGGCGCCGAGTGGAGGTACTTCTGCAACTGCAAGCGGACTCACAGCAGGATCATATACTTGTACGATCACCGATGCGAACGGATGTACAGGAACTGCGATCACAACAGTGAATAATAACTCCGGGCCAACAGTTACGATTGCATCAAGCGGCAACAATAGTTGTTTTGGCGGAAGCAATGGAACCGCAACAGCCAATGTCAGCGGAGGAACTGGTCCTTATACTTATTCATGGGCTCCATCGGGAGGAACAGCAATTACAGCTTCCGGTCTTGCTGCAGGATCTTATACTTGCACAGTTACGGATGCGAACGGATGTATCAGTTCTGTTTCAGTTACGATCACGGAACCAACGCAGGTTACCGGAACAACTTCTTCCACGCCTGCAAACTGCGGAGGAAATAACGGAAGTGCAACAGTTGTCGCTGGTGGCGGTTCACCCGGATATACTTATTCGTGGGCACCATCGGGCGGCACTGCAGCGACGGCTTCAAATCTCATTGGAGGAAATTATACAGTGACAATCACGGACGCGAATGGTTGTGCAATTACTTCCACAGTGAGCGTTGCAACATCAGCAGGTCCTACTTCAAGCATAGCATCATCATCAAATATTCTTTGCTTCGGAGGAAATACCGGATCAGCAACTGCAAGTGCAAGTGGCGGAACACCCGGTTATACATATTCATGGGCACCAATAGGAGGAAGTGCTGCAACAGGAACGAATATGACTGCAGGATCATACACATGTACGATCACTGATGCGAACGGATGTACAACAACTTCTTCCGTCACGCTCACTGAACCTCCGCAACTCACAGCGAGTGCAACTTCTACTCCGGCAAACTGTAGTGCTTCTGATGGAACTGCAACTGTTACTCCCGGCGGAGGAACTGCGGGATATACTTATTCATGGGCTCCATCAGGTGGAACGGGTGCAACAGAGAATAATATTCCTGCGGGAACTTATACTTGTACTGTTACAGATGCTAACGGTTGTACAACAACAGCAACAACAACAGTTACAAACCTGAGTGGCCCAACTGCGTCGATCACTTCTTCTTCTGATGTTTCTTGTAACGGTGGTAACAATGGTTCTGCACTTTCAAACGCGAGTGGCGGATCGGGAACTTATACTTATGCATGGACCCCGGTTGGTGGAACGAATGCGAATGCAACAGGATTAACAGCGGGAACATACACATGTACGATCACTGATTCTAACGGATGCTTAGCAACAACAACTGTCACCATCACTGAACCAACTGCGATCGTAACAACAATTAACGTAACACCGATCGGTTGCAACGCTACTACTTCTGCTACTGCGAATGTGTCGGGTGGAACAGCTGGGTATACCTACTCATGGTCATCAGGAGGAACAGCTGCAACAGAGAATAATCTTGCCCCCGGAAATTATACAGTAACGGTAACCGATGCGAATGGTTGTGTTTCAACACAAACCTGTACTGTCGGGCCTTCTACCACGATCACTGCTACTTCGACGTTCGCCAACTCATCCTGTTTCGGAAGTAATAATGGAACAGCAACGGTAACTCCATCGGGCGGAACCACGCCTTATACTTATTCCTGGTCACCGAGCGGCGGTACCAGCGCAACGGCATCAGGACTCACACCGGGCACGTACACCTGCACGATCACGGATGCGAACGGTTGTACTACAACACAAACAGCAACTGTTACCGAACCAACGCAGATCACTTCTTCAGCAACATCGACGAACATACAGTGTAACGGTGCATCCACCGGAACAGCATCTGTTACTGCGAGTGGCGGAACAGGCGGCCTCACTTATTCCTGGACTCCATCGGGAGGAACGGCAAGCAGTGCAAGTTCACTTACCGCCGGAACCTATACGTGTACGATCACCGATGCCAATGGTTGTACTATAACACAAACCGTCACGCTCACTCAACCACCGGCTCTCACAGTTACTGCCAATAGCGATTCGATCTGTCCGGGAATGCCAGGCACCATCACTGCGAATGGCGGCGGTGGAACAGGCCCTTACTCTTATTCCTGGTCGAACGGGCCGACAACTGCTTCACAGAATGTGAACCCGGCTGCAACAACTGTTTACACCGTGACGATCACCGATGCGAACGGATGTACGAGTACGGCCACTTCCACAGTGAGCATCAAACCAGCTGCTGTTGCGAACATCACTTCGAATGCTTCGAGTGGAGTTTATGTTGTTGATGCATCAAACCCGTTGTGCTTCGATGGTACGGGAACCAACCTGAGTTCATGGAACTGGGACCTGAACGGAAGTCCGTCGACACAGCCGAATCCGTGTGTTGCGCTTACTGCTGCGGATACCGGAACTTTCTGCGCGAATCTTATCGTTGATAATATTTACGGCTGTTCGGATACTGCACAAACATGTATTGAAGTAACGGAAGTGACCTATGTAATACCAAACGTGTTTACGCCGAATGCAGATAACATCAATGATGTATTCATGATCTCGAATTCCGGAATGAAAACATTGCATTGCGAGATCTTCGATCGCTGGGGTGTGAAAATGTATTCGTGGGATGGCCCGGGTGGCGGATGGGACGGAAGAACCACGAGCGGCATGCAGGCGACGGATGGTGTTTATTATTGGGTGCTGCACATGGAGGATTATGCCGGAAAGACGTACGATTACCATGGATTCGTGCAACTGATAAGAGGGAAATAA
- a CDS encoding L,D-transpeptidase family protein — MNTPRFLFFLFLVTTFGCGGEKDPSKEKQVVAEDPELVNNLVKDFLTDHFKKIDTSKLYHINHDSLIAIALVERIYAKNDFKALWSNKGKLTAAGKSLYEILNDAEEYGLIHDDYSVSTIDSMMTTSFDSKAGSYNVNKLSFSDMMLTNSFITFCVHVSKGRIDNDSSTARVWKLNQVDTDLVKLCVDASKITDVHSVFNGIEPQCNEYQSIKKYMNEYRKKYAAVNWVKIPDRKEDSIGFFAGVKTRLVETGDYDSTGTGSDSIKLANALKKFQERYFLESDGKIGRNTILALDMTPDDWQRQLAMNMERWRWEPAKFEKRHMIVNLPCFKMTVWESDTIVMESKIVCGAVKTQTPELDSKMYQIVLYPYWNVPYSISWKEILPHVKRDTGYLRKNHYEVLNGKNELVDYTKVNWKRYGRGNLPYKFRQMTGDENALGIMKFEFQNKYSVYMHDTNAKKYFRFETRAFSHGCMRLEKYMQLAHFLIRDDSVKLPKDTFDYYTTLDSNMKINLRKPLPIHVRYNTCDVDTNGNVFIHTDIYLRDQRMMKVLYKSGNWSKDDTKPAPADKPAATTNTKTTMWRRKENVLMC, encoded by the coding sequence ATGAATACTCCCCGTTTTTTGTTTTTTTTATTTCTCGTTACAACTTTCGGTTGCGGCGGCGAAAAGGATCCATCGAAGGAAAAGCAGGTGGTGGCCGAAGATCCGGAACTTGTAAATAATCTCGTGAAAGATTTCCTTACGGATCATTTTAAAAAGATCGACACGTCGAAACTTTATCACATCAATCATGATTCGCTCATTGCTATTGCTCTTGTCGAAAGAATTTATGCGAAGAATGATTTCAAAGCTTTGTGGAGCAATAAAGGAAAACTTACTGCGGCCGGAAAATCACTCTATGAAATACTGAACGATGCGGAAGAATACGGGTTGATCCACGATGATTATTCCGTTTCCACTATCGACAGCATGATGACTACTTCATTCGACAGCAAAGCGGGCAGCTACAACGTGAACAAACTTTCTTTTTCCGATATGATGCTCACGAATTCATTCATCACTTTCTGCGTTCACGTTTCAAAAGGAAGAATTGACAACGACAGTTCAACAGCGCGTGTGTGGAAACTAAACCAGGTGGATACTGACCTTGTCAAACTCTGTGTGGATGCATCGAAGATTACCGATGTTCATTCTGTTTTCAATGGAATTGAGCCGCAATGCAACGAATACCAGTCCATCAAAAAATACATGAATGAATACCGGAAAAAATATGCAGCAGTGAATTGGGTGAAAATTCCGGATCGCAAAGAAGACAGCATCGGATTTTTTGCCGGTGTAAAAACGCGACTCGTTGAGACTGGTGATTATGATTCTACAGGAACTGGCAGCGATTCGATCAAACTGGCGAACGCACTGAAAAAATTCCAGGAAAGATATTTTCTTGAGTCCGACGGAAAGATCGGGCGCAATACTATTCTTGCGCTCGACATGACACCCGACGACTGGCAACGCCAATTAGCAATGAATATGGAACGGTGGAGATGGGAACCTGCGAAATTCGAGAAGCGGCACATGATCGTGAATCTTCCCTGTTTTAAAATGACGGTGTGGGAATCCGACACGATCGTGATGGAATCGAAAATAGTTTGCGGCGCGGTGAAAACACAAACACCGGAACTCGATAGTAAAATGTACCAGATCGTTCTGTATCCGTATTGGAATGTTCCGTATTCCATTTCATGGAAAGAAATTCTCCCGCATGTGAAACGTGATACCGGGTATCTCCGCAAAAATCATTACGAAGTACTCAATGGAAAAAATGAACTGGTGGATTACACGAAGGTCAACTGGAAAAGGTACGGCCGCGGAAATCTTCCTTACAAATTCCGGCAAATGACCGGCGACGAGAATGCCCTTGGCATCATGAAATTCGAATTCCAGAATAAGTACAGCGTGTACATGCACGATACGAATGCGAAAAAATATTTCCGTTTCGAAACGCGCGCGTTCTCGCATGGGTGCATGCGCCTGGAAAAATACATGCAACTCGCGCACTTTCTCATCCGCGACGACAGTGTGAAATTGCCGAAGGATACTTTTGATTATTACACCACGCTCGACTCAAACATGAAAATAAATCTGCGCAAACCTCTTCCTATTCACGTGCGCTACAATACGTGCGATGTGGATACCAATGGAAATGTTTTCATTCACACCGATATTTATCTTCGCGATCAGCGCATGATGAAAGTGCTTTACAAGAGCGGAAACTGGAGTAAGGACGATACGAAACCGGCTCCTGCGGATAAACCGGCTGCGACCACGAATACTAAAACAACGATGTGGCGAAGAAAGGAAAATGTGCTGATGTGTTGA